The following DNA comes from Halalkaliarchaeum sp. AArc-CO.
TCCGCAGACAGTGCGTTCTCGAAGGCACTCCCGAACGCCTCGGCAGCCTCCTCGGCCTTCGCGACGGCCTCCTCGGGGATGCCCGCCTCGACGCCGTGTTCGACGATCCCCCGCAGGGCGCTCGCGGTCGGGACCCAGTAGGTTCCCCGATCGGCCATCAGTTCCGCCGTCTCGCGACTCATGAAGGTCCCGTGCTCGATGCTCGTGATCCCCGCCCGGACGGCGTTTTCGATCCCGCGGTCGCCGTGGGCGTGGGCGGCCGTCGGGACGCCCTTCGCGCTCGCCGTCTCCACGAGCGCCTCGAGCTCTTCGGGGGTCAGCTCCGGGGCGCCAGTCTGGGCGCCGCTTGTCAACACGCCGCCGGTCGCCATGCACTTGATTACCTCTGCGCCGGCCTTGAGCTGCTCACGGACGGCCTTCCGGATCTCTGCCGGACCGTCGGCCTCCCGCCCGAACCAGTAGCCGTGTCCGCCGGTCATCACGACGTTTTCGCCTGCGGCCACCACCCTCGGCCCCTCGATCGTGCCCTCGGCGACGGCCGTTGCAGCGTCGACCGCCAGCGTCTCCCGCGAGCCGAGGTCCCGAACTACGGTCACACCCGCCGAAACCGCCGTCCGCAGGTTCTCGGCTGTGCGGTAGGAAGCCATGTACGCCGTGTCGTCGAGGTACTCCTCGACGTCCGGACGGCCGTCCATCGGCAGGTGGACGTGACTGTCGATCAGCCCCGGCGCAATATACTCGCCGGAGACGTCTGTCACTCGCTCGGCGTTCGCTTCCTCGAGTGCGGGGTCGTCCGTACCGACCGCCGAAATCTGTCCGTCTTCGATCGCGACGTCGGCACGCCGTGTTCCGGACGCGTCCGCCACGTGGCCGCCACACAGAAGGTGCATACTCGCGAGTCGACTCCCGGAATCGTAAAATCACCGCAGCCGGCGGAACGGGCCGGTTATTCCGCGCTGTCGTCCTCGTCGTCGTCGGTCGCGTCGCCGTCGCCTGTGTCCTCGTCGTCTCCCAGGATCCGATCGAGCACGTCCGCGACGTCTTCGACTGGACAGTGGCGGTAGCCGTCCTCGGGCGTCACCGTCACCAGGTTCACGTGCTCTGCCTCGAGCTCCTCCGACCGGACCTGCAGCGCCCGAATCGCGAGTTCGATTCCGTCTTCGAGCGTGAGTTCCTCGTCCCACTCCTCCTCGAGGAGCGACTGGATCTCGCTTCTGTCGGCGCCGATGACGGTCGCGCGCCACTCGTGTGGCGTCCCCGAGGGATCGGCGCTGAACAGCCGGGGACGGCCGTCCTCGATGCCGCCGATCAGAAGGGCAGCCCCGAACGGCCGGGTACCACCCATCTGGGTGTTCTCCTGGATGTAGTCGGTGACGTGTTTCGTCAACGCTTCGACGCCGACCGGCTCGCCGTATCGCAGCTGGTTCCCCTGGGCGAACCGCCGTGCGTAGTCGATCAGGTTCCGAGCGTCGGCGACGTGGCCGGCGTTGGTCGTCCCCACGTGGTCGTCCAGCTTGTGGAGCTTCTCGATGCTCTCGGCCTCCATCAGCTCCGAGGAGGGCTGTGCCAGCGCCGCCAGGACGACCCCTTCGGGGGTCCGGATCCCGACGCTCGGCGCACCGCGCGAGACTGCCTCGCGGGCGTATTCGACCTGATAGATCCGTCCGTCGGGCGAGAACAGCGACGTTCCGCGATCGTACGCCTGCTGGTCGTTGCCCCTCATCGTCGGTCCTCCCGGGTCGTCGGCGACAGTGATCCGGCCGTCTGTTCGGTCATCGCGCACGGCTATGGCTGCCGCGGGGAAAAACCCTCGCGAATCGGCACGACTCCCGTCCGGCCCTGCTGTCGTCTCCGGAGCCGGTCTGCACTCGCTACGACCGGCGTTCGTACGTCACGAACGAGAACGCTTCCCTGTCGTCCCGTTGGACCTCCCGCCAGTCCTCCCGGTCCCACGACGGGAACCGTGTGTCTCCCTCGTGTGACTCGTGGATCTCTGTCAGCTCCATTCGGGTCGAAAGCGGGCGGAACGCTTCATATACTGTCGCTCCGCCGGCGACGAACACCTCCGAGACGCCCATCTCCTCGGCCGCCGCCTCGGCGAGTTCGACCGCCTCGTCGACCGACTCCGCGAGGAGAACCTCGCCGGGGACGTCCGGGTCCGATCGCGAGAGGACGACGTTCCGCCGGTCGGGAAGCGGCCCACCGAGCCTGGCTTCGATCCCCTCGTATGTTCGACGGCCGAGTACCACCGGATGGCCGGTGGTAAGGCGCTTGAACCGACGGAGATCCTCGGGATACTCCCACGGGATCCCGCCCTCGTCGCCGATGACGCCGTTTTCTGCCACCGCGGCGATCAACGTGAACGTCGTCATTCTGCGACCGCGAAGTCGATGCCCGGTTCCGGGTCGTAGTCACGCAGATTGATGTCCTCGAAGCCCAACTCCTCGAGGGGTTTGTCCGCGATCTCGATCTCCGGACGGGCGTTCGGCTCGCGGGTGAGCTGTTCGAGCAGCCCGGGGACGTGATCGTACCCCTCTTCGTCGGGCGCTTCCGTCGGTGCCTCCGACTCGATCCACGCGTTGAGCTCCGCGTAGTCGGCCGCCCGGTCGGCGTCGGCGAGGCGCCGTTGCAACTCCGGCAGGTTCTGGGCGTACCACTCTCCTCGATTCCCTTGCCCGCAGTAGACGTGGGCGTCGACGATCGTGTGACCGAACTCCCCGAGTTCGAACCCGGTACGCTGGGCGATCGCGTTCGCGAGCAGCGAGTAGGCGGCGATGTTGAAGGGCACTCCCAGCGCGATGTCGCCGGAGCGTTGCATCAGCTGACAGTGGAGCTTCCCGCCCTGAACGTTGAGGACGAACGTGTAGTGACACGGCGGCAGCGTCGACACCGCCGCGTTGGCGGGGTGCCACGCGTTGACCACGTAGCGCCGCGAGTGTGGGTCCTCCAGGAGTCCGTCCAGCACGTACTGGATCTGATCGAACGTCCGCCGGACGCCCGTTCCCGACTCCGTCTCGACGGTGATCCACGGGTTGTCGTCGTCCGGCCACGACTCCCCCGGGAGCTGGCCCGCAGCTTCGGGGACGGGGTACCGTCGCCAGAACCGGCCGTAGGCGGTGTCGAGAGCCCCGTCCTCGTCGGCCCAGGCGTCCCAGATCCCTGTTTCCTCCGAGAGGTTCCGGACGTGTTCTTCCCCCGAGAGATACCACAGGACCTCGTGTATCAGCGAGTTCCAGCGGTAGCCGTCGAGTTTCTTGGTCGTGAGCAGAGGATACCCCGAGGCGAGGTCGATCGTGTAATGCTGGCTAAACGACGCGATCGTGTCGACGCCGGTTCGGTTCGGTTTGTACGTTCCGGTCGCGAGAGCGTCTTCGACGAGATCGAGGTACTGTTGCATGGCTCGGTTGTCGGTGGAGACGACCGGGGCCAGATACAAATAGATGCAGATAATTGAACTACCGACCCTCCGTAGGGAGAGCCATGATCCGTAACCTGGCAGCCGGCGTGCAGGCGTTCACGAGCAACGCGTTTCTCGTGGTGGGCGACCGGACAGTACTGGTCGACACCGGCGCCAACTTCGACATCGTCCCCCGAATCCGCCGAGAACTCGAGGAGCGAACAGTTGATGGGGACGACGGCGTCGACAGGGGTGGATCGACGACGCTCGACGCCGTCGTGCTTACCCACACTCACCCCGATCACGTCGGCAACGTTCCGGAGGTGAAAGAGGCGTTCGACGTCGAGACGTGGGGGTTCGACACCGACCAGCCCGCCACCGACAATCCGATCGAAGACGAGGAAACCGTTCGACTGGGCGATCACGACTACCTTGCGGTCCACACGCCGGGGCACAAAAACGATCACCTCTGTTTTTACGCCCGCGAACCGGGAATCCTCTTCGCGGGAGACCTCGTGTTTCAGAACGGTGGATTCGGCCGAACCGATCTCGCAGAGGGCGACCGAGGAAAACTGATCGAGAGCATCGACCGAATCCACGCGCTCGTCGGCGACGACGTCGCCGAGATGCACGTCGGTCACGGGCCGAGCCTCACCCGAAACCCGTCCCACGACGTGGAACTCGCCCGCCAGGCGGCCCGGATGGGATAACCACCTTCTCGGGATTCGAACCGGATCCCGTACGTTCTTGTCGGACCACGACAGACGGACGGACAAGTGACCCGAACGATCCTCGTCGCCGGTACGGCGTCACACGTCGGGAAAAGCACTGTCGTTGCCGGCCTCTGTCGTCATCTCGCCGATCGCGGGTTCGACGTCGCGCCGTACAAAGCACAGAACATGTCGAACAACGCGCGTGCGGTCCCGAAGGCGACGGCTCCCCGTCCGGTGGACCGCGATGGTGCGACGGATTCCGACGACATGCCGGAACGTGACGGGAACGCCTTCGGCGAGATCGGCGTCTCCCAGTACGTCCAGGCGCGGGCCGCCCGTATCCATCCGACGACCGATCACAACCCGGTCCTTTTGAAGCCCCACGCCGAGGGCGCCTCCCAGCTGGTCGTCGACGGCGACGCGGTCGCGACGCTCGCGGCCGGAGAGTACTACAGCGACTACTGGGATCGCGCCCTGGAGGCCGCCAGCCGAGCACACGGACGGCTCGCGGCCGATCACGAGGTGATCGTCGCGGAGGGGGCCGGCAGCGTCGGCGAACCGAATCTGCGGGATCGCGATCTCGCGAACGTCGAAACCGCGCGCTTCGCCGACGCCGACGTGGTGCTCGTGGCCGACATCGAACGCGGCGGTGCGTTCGCGAGCGTCGTCGGCACTCTCGAACTCGCGCCCGATGACGTAACCGACCGGATTGCTGGCGTCGTCATCAGCAAGTTCAGAGGCGACCGGGAGATCCTGGAACCGGCGATCGAGGAGCTGGAGGAACGCACAGGCGTCCCCGTATTGGGTGTCCTGCCCTACGACGATCCCGGTCTCCCCGAGGAAGACAGCGTCTCCCTGCCGGCGGTCGGCGAGCGCGCCGTCATCGGCGACGACGACGGCGTCCCCGAGCACCGAACCGTACAGGTTGGTGTCCCGCGGCTCCCTCGGGCCTCGAACATGACCGATCTGGGGCCGCTGGCTCGAGAGCCCGGCGTCCGGGTGGTCTACCTCCCGCTTTCCGCGTCGCTCGACGGGATCGACGGCCTCGTACTCTCGGGGACGAAAAACACCGTCGACGACCTTATCGCCCTCGAATCCGCCGGCATGGTCGAGGAGATCGCCGACTTCGAAGGCCCGATCGTCGGCCTCTGTGGCGGCTACCAGCAGCTCGGCGAGCGCATCCTGAACGCGGACGTCGAGGGGACCAGGGGCGAAACCGAACTCGAGGGGATCGGTCGGCTCCCCGTCGAGACGCGATTTTCCACCGAGAAACACGTCGAGGCCGTCGAGCGAACGCTCGCGCCGACGGCCGCACTCGGCGGCGCGACGGGGACCGTCTCCGGCTACGAGATCCACATGGGGGACACCGCGCTCCGGGAGAGCAAAGGGAGTTCGACGGACGATATCGACCGGCCGGTCGGCCCGACGAGCGCGGCGATGGATGACGTACTCGGGACGTATCTCCATGGGCTGTTCGAAAACGAAACCGCCCGTCGGGGCTTTCTGACGGCAGTCTTCGAGGCGGCCGGTCGACGACCGCCCGAGGCTGCCGGAAGCGACGCCGGCGTACCCGACCCGTACGACGCAGCCGCCGAGCTCGTCGCCTCGAACCTGGATCTCTCGCCGCTGAAGCTGTCGCCGGAGAAGCGACCTTCCCGGGAGGGAAAATACCCGTGAGCGACGATCGGTCGATCGCGATCACGTTCGATCTCTTTGGAACTCTCGTGTCGGCTTCCCGCCCGGACGATCCGGCGGAGGCCCTCGCGGAGGAACTCCGGACGCGGGACGTCTCCGTTCCAGAGAACTGGGAGGAACTGTACGCCACTCCGCAGGTCGACATCGAGCCGGGTCGGGAGCTCTCGCTTCCCGACCACGTTCGAGCGGCGCTCGAGGAGTCCGGGGTGGACACAGACTCCCCGGGGCAAAGCAGGCGCCCTGACGGGCCGGGATCTGGCGAAGCGGACGTCGTCACTGAGGCAGTTCGTGCCGCGTTCGACCGCCGAGTGAATCGTCGGGATGGAGCCGGGACAGCGATCGAGGCGGCATCTCGGAGGGGACGGGTTGGCCTGCTCTCGAACTGCTCGGTACCGGGACTGGTCGACCGGACGCTCGAACGGGTCGCGCTCGACGGTCGGTTCGACGCCGTTCTCGCGAGCGTCGACGTCGGCTACCGCAAACCGGACCGACGGGCCTTCCAGGCCGCCGCCGACCGTCTCGGTGTCGACGTGACGGATCTCGTCCACGTCGGTGACAATCCGGAAACGGACGGCGGGATCGAGGACGTCGGTGGGATCGCAATCCTGCTCGAGAACGTGTCGCTTTCGGCAGTGCCGGATCGGCTCTCGGAGGTGCGGATCCAGTGATCGAGCTCGCGTCACCGGCGAGTGTTCCCGCGGCCGTTTCCGTCGGCGTCTCGGCCGCCCTCGCGGTCGCGATCGCGTTCCTCCTCGATACGACCGTCGGAGAGCCGCCGAAACGGCTGCATCCGGTCGCCTGGTTCGGGCTGGCCGTCGCGGCGGTGGATCGCGAGTGGAGGCGTCCCCGAGTGGTCGGAACGCTCGCGCTGGGGCTTCCCCTGGGGGCCGCGGCGATCGTGTGGGCGGTCGTCTCCGTCGCGCCGGGTCCAGCAGAAGCACTGGTCGCCGGGCTCGTCCTGTTCGTGACGCTCAGCCGTCGGCTGCTCCGCTCGGAGGCGCGGGCGGTCATCGCCGCAAGCGAGTCGGATCCCGCCGCAGCGCGCGAGCGACTTCCCGCACTCGCCGGGCGCGATCCGGAGTCGCTCGCCCCCGAGGAACTTCGCAGCGCTGCTGTCGAAAGCGCCGCGGAGAACCTCGCGGACGGTCTCGTCGCCCCGCTTGCGGCCTTTGCGGTCGGCGCCCTCGTCTCGCTTCCGGTTGCCGCGGCGGCCGCCGCCTGGGTGAAAGGGGTCAACACGCTCGACTCGATGCTGGGCTACCGGTCGAAAGCCGTCGGCGGGCCGAGCGCACGTCTCGACGACCTCGTGATGGCGGTTCCAGCGCGGGCGAGTGCAGTGTTAATTGCAGGTGTTGCGCTGGATCCCGCAGCGATCCGTCGGGCCGCTGGCTGGGCACGAACGCCCCCGTCGCCGAACTCGGGCTGGCCGATGGCGGCGCTGTCGGCCGCCATCGACGTCAGGCTCGAAAAGCCCGGATCGTACGTTCTCAACCCCGACGCGGCGTTTCCCGACGTCGGCTGCGGACTCGAGGGAGTCCGACTCGTCGACCGGGCCGCGATCGCGTCGTTTTTGCTTTCGGGCGGCTGGGTGTTGGGTCTGGGAGGTGTCCTCGGGTGACTGACGGACTGTTGCCCGCAGTCCGGGGGGCGATCGGGTTCCTCTCTCGGATCCCGATCGGCAGGGAGACCCGGGACTGGGAGGCGTTCGAACGCACACCGACGGCGTTCCCGCTCTCGGGGTACGTCATCGGTGCGCTGATCGGCCTGCCGGTCGCCGTCGTCGCCGCGGCCGGGGTTCCCGCCGCGAGCGTGGCGGTCGTCGGACTGCTTGCCGTGTACGCGGTTGCAGGGATCAACAACCTGGACGGCTTGCTGGATCTCGGCGACGCGGCAGTCGTCCACGGCGACCCGGACGAACGGGTCGCGGTTCTGAAGGACACCACCGTCGGCGTCGGCGCGATCGCGGTCGCCGTTGCCGCGCTCGTCGCGCTCGCGTTCGGATTTTACGGGCTCGGACGCGTCGGCTCCACAGCAGTGTTCGCTGTCGTGATCGCCACCGAAGTCGGCGCGAAGCTGTCGATGGCGGCAGTCGCCTGCGTCGGCACAGCCAGACACGAGGGGCTCGGATCGGCGTTCACGACGAATGCGGACCGCAGCGACCTGGCGGTTCCGGTACTCGTGTCGCTACCGATCGTCGCGGTGGGTGCTCCCGTCGGGGCTGTTGTCCCCGTCGCCGCCGCACTCCTCGGCGCGTTTCTGGGAGGCGGATTCCTGGCGGCCTGGGCGAACCGCCTGCTCGGCGGCGTCAACGGCGACGTGTTCGGTGCGGCGAACGAAATCGCCCGTCTCGCCGGACTCCACGTGGGGGTGATCGCGTGGACGCTCTCGTGATGTGTGGCGGGCAGGGAACCCGCCTCGAATCGGACACTGAAAAACCCCTGGTGCCGATTTGCGGCGTTCCAATGGTGGATCGGGTCCGGGAGGCCCTCCGGAACAGTCGCGTCGATCGGGTGTACGCTGTCGTGTCGCCACATGCACCGGAGACCACCGCTCACCTCGACGGCGAGCTCCCGTGCATCGAGACGCCGGGGAACGGCTACGTCTCCGACCTTCAGACTGCGCTCCAGGCGGGACCGGTCGAACCCCCAGTACTCACGGCCGTTGCCGATCTGCCGTTGCTCGCATCCCAACCAGTGAACCAGCTGATCGCACACGCCCGGGAAGACCCTCGAAACAGGAACGTCGACGAACGCCCCGAAGGCGGCTTTCGCGTGCGATCGGCCACGACCGTCGTTCCGGCTGCACTCAAACGGGAACTCGAAGCGAGCATCGACGGCGACACCCCCTGGATACCGGCGGGGCTCAACGTGGTCGCAGCGACCGAAACCGAACGGGAGGACAGTCTCTTCTACAGCTGGGACGCACGGCTCGCAGTGAACGTGAACCGCAAACGCGACGTACGCGTGGCCGAACGTCTTTGTACGGTGGAGGAACCGTAGATGGATCCACACTCGATCGACGGCGTCGAACGCGCGACCCACGGCGGAACCGAGCGGGATGACCTGCTGGATTTCAGCGCCAACACGAACCCCAACACCCCTGCGGGAACCCGTGCGGTTTACGAGGCCGCGTTCGACGACGCCCGCAGATATCCCGACGACGGATACGACGCGTTCAGGCGGGCCGCAGCCGGCTTCCTCGAGCGGTTTCACGGCGAGGAAGAATCGGGTTCCGGCGACGCGTCCTCCGGCGACGTCGACCCCGAGGACGTCGTCGTGACACCGGGCGGGCTGGCCGCGATCAGACTTGCCGTCTCCGTTACCGTCTCGCCCGGCGACGAAGTCCTGATTCCAGCACCGAGTTTCGCCGAATACGAGCGTGAAGTCCGACTTCAGGGGGCAACACCTGAGTTTTACGGTCAGGACGAACTCCTCGGATTGGATCCGGAGCCGTACCCATTGGCCGTCGTCTGTACGCCGAACAACCCGACTGGGGAGCTTCCCGATCCCGATCGCCTGCGGGAGTTCACACACCGGTGTCGGCGCGCAGGGACGGTCCTCCTGGCCGACGAGGCGTTCCTCGGCTACCTGGATGCCCCGTCGCTTGCGGGCACGGAGGGCACCGTCGTCGCTCGATCGCTGACCAAACTGTTCGGCCTCCCGGGGATCAGGGTCGGCTACGCGGTCGCGACTGGCTGCCTCCGCGACCGGCTCGAAACAGCGAGGCGGCCCTGGAACCTCTCGACGCCGGCCGCCCGCGTGGGAACCCACTGTCTCACCGCCGACCGCCGGGGTGATCGGTTCGTCGAAGCGACCCGCGAGTCGGTCGCACTCGAACGGAAACGGATCCAGAAACGGCTCTCTACGGCGTTTGAGGTCGTCTCACCGCCGTCATCGGAGCCTGCAGCGCCGTACGTCCTGTTCGACGTCAGCCCGTCGGGACGGACCGTCGAGGAAGTCGTCGAAACCGCCCGCGATCGGGGCGTCGAGATCCGGGACGCGAGGAGTTTCCGCGGACTCGATTCCCACGTACGGGTTGCGATAAAAGGGTCCGACGCGAACGACCGGATGCTGGAGGCGTTGAATGTTTGAGACCAGCCTCACTGGTAGGGTCCTCGCGATCCGGCGACCGGAAACCGTCTGGTTGTCCACCGGCTGGCGCGGCGGGAGACGCGTCGCGGACGCCGCCTACAGCGTCACTGTTCCGGAGGGCTGGCATCCCGACGACCTCGCTGTCGACGTCGCCGACCGGTTGTCCGAGCCGGGAGTCGCCGACCTCCCGGCCGACGAGATCGGGCGAGCGGCACCGATACTCCTGACGGGAGTCGACGCCGAGAACGCACGCGGAGCCAGGCTGGGACCGGTGGAGGCGTACGCGACAGCGGGCGTGTCGAACCTCGCGGAGCTACCGATGGATCCGGAGGGCACCGAACTTCCGGACACTGGAAACGAGGACCGTCCGATCGGAACGGTCAATCTCGTGGTCGGGACCACCGCCGCACTCTCGAAGGGGGCGCTCGCCAACCTGGTGGCGGTTGCCGCCGAGGCGAAAGCGGCGACGC
Coding sequences within:
- a CDS encoding aminotransferase class I/II-fold pyridoxal phosphate-dependent enzyme, translated to MDPHSIDGVERATHGGTERDDLLDFSANTNPNTPAGTRAVYEAAFDDARRYPDDGYDAFRRAAAGFLERFHGEEESGSGDASSGDVDPEDVVVTPGGLAAIRLAVSVTVSPGDEVLIPAPSFAEYEREVRLQGATPEFYGQDELLGLDPEPYPLAVVCTPNNPTGELPDPDRLREFTHRCRRAGTVLLADEAFLGYLDAPSLAGTEGTVVARSLTKLFGLPGIRVGYAVATGCLRDRLETARRPWNLSTPAARVGTHCLTADRRGDRFVEATRESVALERKRIQKRLSTAFEVVSPPSSEPAAPYVLFDVSPSGRTVEEVVETARDRGVEIRDARSFRGLDSHVRVAIKGSDANDRMLEALNV
- the cobS gene encoding adenosylcobinamide-GDP ribazoletransferase: MTDGLLPAVRGAIGFLSRIPIGRETRDWEAFERTPTAFPLSGYVIGALIGLPVAVVAAAGVPAASVAVVGLLAVYAVAGINNLDGLLDLGDAAVVHGDPDERVAVLKDTTVGVGAIAVAVAALVALAFGFYGLGRVGSTAVFAVVIATEVGAKLSMAAVACVGTARHEGLGSAFTTNADRSDLAVPVLVSLPIVAVGAPVGAVVPVAAALLGAFLGGGFLAAWANRLLGGVNGDVFGAANEIARLAGLHVGVIAWTLS
- the psmA gene encoding archaeal proteasome endopeptidase complex subunit alpha; the protein is MRGNDQQAYDRGTSLFSPDGRIYQVEYAREAVSRGAPSVGIRTPEGVVLAALAQPSSELMEAESIEKLHKLDDHVGTTNAGHVADARNLIDYARRFAQGNQLRYGEPVGVEALTKHVTDYIQENTQMGGTRPFGAALLIGGIEDGRPRLFSADPSGTPHEWRATVIGADRSEIQSLLEEEWDEELTLEDGIELAIRALQVRSEELEAEHVNLVTVTPEDGYRHCPVEDVADVLDRILGDDEDTGDGDATDDDEDDSAE
- a CDS encoding cobyric acid synthase, whose amino-acid sequence is MTRTILVAGTASHVGKSTVVAGLCRHLADRGFDVAPYKAQNMSNNARAVPKATAPRPVDRDGATDSDDMPERDGNAFGEIGVSQYVQARAARIHPTTDHNPVLLKPHAEGASQLVVDGDAVATLAAGEYYSDYWDRALEAASRAHGRLAADHEVIVAEGAGSVGEPNLRDRDLANVETARFADADVVLVADIERGGAFASVVGTLELAPDDVTDRIAGVVISKFRGDREILEPAIEELEERTGVPVLGVLPYDDPGLPEEDSVSLPAVGERAVIGDDDGVPEHRTVQVGVPRLPRASNMTDLGPLAREPGVRVVYLPLSASLDGIDGLVLSGTKNTVDDLIALESAGMVEEIADFEGPIVGLCGGYQQLGERILNADVEGTRGETELEGIGRLPVETRFSTEKHVEAVERTLAPTAALGGATGTVSGYEIHMGDTALRESKGSSTDDIDRPVGPTSAAMDDVLGTYLHGLFENETARRGFLTAVFEAAGRRPPEAAGSDAGVPDPYDAAAELVASNLDLSPLKLSPEKRPSREGKYP
- a CDS encoding CobD/CbiB family cobalamin biosynthesis protein is translated as MELASPASVPAAVSVGVSAALAVAIAFLLDTTVGEPPKRLHPVAWFGLAVAAVDREWRRPRVVGTLALGLPLGAAAIVWAVVSVAPGPAEALVAGLVLFVTLSRRLLRSEARAVIAASESDPAAARERLPALAGRDPESLAPEELRSAAVESAAENLADGLVAPLAAFAVGALVSLPVAAAAAAWVKGVNTLDSMLGYRSKAVGGPSARLDDLVMAVPARASAVLIAGVALDPAAIRRAAGWARTPPSPNSGWPMAALSAAIDVRLEKPGSYVLNPDAAFPDVGCGLEGVRLVDRAAIASFLLSGGWVLGLGGVLG
- a CDS encoding dihydrofolate reductase, which translates into the protein MTTFTLIAAVAENGVIGDEGGIPWEYPEDLRRFKRLTTGHPVVLGRRTYEGIEARLGGPLPDRRNVVLSRSDPDVPGEVLLAESVDEAVELAEAAAEEMGVSEVFVAGGATVYEAFRPLSTRMELTEIHESHEGDTRFPSWDREDWREVQRDDREAFSFVTYERRS
- a CDS encoding NTP transferase domain-containing protein, which translates into the protein MCGGQGTRLESDTEKPLVPICGVPMVDRVREALRNSRVDRVYAVVSPHAPETTAHLDGELPCIETPGNGYVSDLQTALQAGPVEPPVLTAVADLPLLASQPVNQLIAHAREDPRNRNVDERPEGGFRVRSATTVVPAALKRELEASIDGDTPWIPAGLNVVAATETEREDSLFYSWDARLAVNVNRKRDVRVAERLCTVEEP
- a CDS encoding MBL fold metallo-hydrolase, with the protein product MIRNLAAGVQAFTSNAFLVVGDRTVLVDTGANFDIVPRIRRELEERTVDGDDGVDRGGSTTLDAVVLTHTHPDHVGNVPEVKEAFDVETWGFDTDQPATDNPIEDEETVRLGDHDYLAVHTPGHKNDHLCFYAREPGILFAGDLVFQNGGFGRTDLAEGDRGKLIESIDRIHALVGDDVAEMHVGHGPSLTRNPSHDVELARQAARMG
- a CDS encoding amidohydrolase family protein, which translates into the protein MHLLCGGHVADASGTRRADVAIEDGQISAVGTDDPALEEANAERVTDVSGEYIAPGLIDSHVHLPMDGRPDVEEYLDDTAYMASYRTAENLRTAVSAGVTVVRDLGSRETLAVDAATAVAEGTIEGPRVVAAGENVVMTGGHGYWFGREADGPAEIRKAVREQLKAGAEVIKCMATGGVLTSGAQTGAPELTPEELEALVETASAKGVPTAAHAHGDRGIENAVRAGITSIEHGTFMSRETAELMADRGTYWVPTASALRGIVEHGVEAGIPEEAVAKAEEAAEAFGSAFENALSADVRVAMGTDAGTPFNYFGNIPGELSYMVEYGMAPETALEAATVNAAELLGLDDVGRVESEYRADLVVLDADPNTDATAWQSPTAVYKDGSKIR
- a CDS encoding HAD family hydrolase, which produces MAITFDLFGTLVSASRPDDPAEALAEELRTRDVSVPENWEELYATPQVDIEPGRELSLPDHVRAALEESGVDTDSPGQSRRPDGPGSGEADVVTEAVRAAFDRRVNRRDGAGTAIEAASRRGRVGLLSNCSVPGLVDRTLERVALDGRFDAVLASVDVGYRKPDRRAFQAAADRLGVDVTDLVHVGDNPETDGGIEDVGGIAILLENVSLSAVPDRLSEVRIQ
- the thyA gene encoding thymidylate synthase; the protein is MQQYLDLVEDALATGTYKPNRTGVDTIASFSQHYTIDLASGYPLLTTKKLDGYRWNSLIHEVLWYLSGEEHVRNLSEETGIWDAWADEDGALDTAYGRFWRRYPVPEAAGQLPGESWPDDDNPWITVETESGTGVRRTFDQIQYVLDGLLEDPHSRRYVVNAWHPANAAVSTLPPCHYTFVLNVQGGKLHCQLMQRSGDIALGVPFNIAAYSLLANAIAQRTGFELGEFGHTIVDAHVYCGQGNRGEWYAQNLPELQRRLADADRAADYAELNAWIESEAPTEAPDEEGYDHVPGLLEQLTREPNARPEIEIADKPLEELGFEDINLRDYDPEPGIDFAVAE
- a CDS encoding adenosylcobinamide amidohydrolase, which encodes MFETSLTGRVLAIRRPETVWLSTGWRGGRRVADAAYSVTVPEGWHPDDLAVDVADRLSEPGVADLPADEIGRAAPILLTGVDAENARGARLGPVEAYATAGVSNLAELPMDPEGTELPDTGNEDRPIGTVNLVVGTTAALSKGALANLVAVAAEAKAATLLSAIGAPGTTSDAIVVACDPSGPETTFSGSATVVGNAARACVREAVRASLAARYDENPPPTAVDRAEYGVVTDDRAEVFSPE